The genomic DNA AATAATGAGGAGGGATCCCCAACTTGAACACAAGCAGTGCCAGGGAGCAGAgtttaaagcaacaaaaatgaaTCTGAGGTATTTATTCAGCCCAGATCTATGAAAATGCCAAGGTAACTATAAAAAACAACTGTGGGTGGGGGAAATGCCACAGAATCACGAAGTTTGCCTCTGAAGAGAGCTGTGAAAGTCTACTAGACCGTAGCTCCGAGAAGGTTTGTGCTCAAGCTGCCAGGGAGCTCGCAGGAGTTAACACCAGCCCTAAAGCACAaggaaggcaggcagcaggggctttttttttttttttttttttttttaaggcagggGAGCTGTCAGAGATGAGGAAGGATGCCCCGGACACCAAGAGAAGAGTCAACACTTGCTCAAGCCTCAGACTAAAAGTAGGCACCGGAGCACACAGCCACCACACAGAGGAACTGACATGGCAAGACAGTGAACACCTGCCCAAGGTAGCTCCATGAGGATACACTAGTGTTAAGAAGTAATGTAATTTATTCCAGACTATATATGATCTCTCCAGCTTCTACAGGAAGGAGTTATTTAGTAACTCCATAATTTCAGGCTGTTTTATTAGCCCCATACGCAGGTTTTCATGTTTTGAATAATTTAAGTTAGCATTATGGTTGTGATTACATACTACTATAGGGGTGCTCAGAGCAACCCCTTTGCCAGGATTCAGTAGCATCATGTGAGCATATAACCActacaaattttttttttttttttttaattcaagtgTTCTCATTACACAAGAAAGGCAGCAGTAGCAAGATACTGgaacacaaaaaaacacctAGATCTGGTATATTGtcaacagcaacagaaacaaaaaaaacccaccacactaACACAGCATCTAGAGATGGACTCTCTAAATTTTAGAGTTGCAATAAGGTTAGAAACAGCAGTACACCTGAACCAAGACATAAGTGTTTTAACATAATCATAGAGCTAAAAACACCTTAAGATACATCTATCAGTAAAGAATATACTAAAGAGTCAAActtcaaagaggaaaaggttGCATCGATGCTCATTAGAAGCATCTTACAGCTAACAGCTtatccctgtgtccctgtgctcaAATCCTCTGAACCAAAGACCCCTTCCACCAGAACAGCGCTCCATGGCACCTTTTCAGAGTAGTATATCTGTGTCTCAGTATTAAGTCAGATTTGCTacattttctgtcctgctctgcaTTTATAGTGCCTGCACGGTATAACGCATCTCCCACATTAACAGCATGTATACAAAAAACACCTTACCATCACCTTACCTACAGCTTATACACAGAGGGAGAGGGGGgtgagagggagggaaaaaaaacaaacaaacaaaaaaagccacccaCACATGTTGACAACCCAAGTCCAccagaagcagctgtgttttgTCAGCGTGAATGCTGCTGTGAGGTGGTGCAGCAGtcaccagatttttttcccagttgctGTATTTCTCCACTAGAGGACTCACCTGAGAAGTCTACTACAGCTTCTGCAGTTCaggcaagttaaaaaaaaaaaaaagcaccaaccCTGACATGTGGATGCTACATGtaaaatgaatggaaatgtACTAGTATATGTAGCACATGTAATACATGAAGACGTGCTCCCGTAACTacaaaagaaacacagcaatGCTCTCTAGCTTCCAGCTATTCTATGACAAATACACATGTTCATTTAAATGAAGGTTAAATACAAGAGCAAGCGTGTCCACACTGGGTCAGATCATAAGGGTTACAGCCTAGCAGAAGTGCCGCTACATTCCAACACCAGCACTGCATATTAAGCTGGAAAGTAGCAGATAAACAAAGGCTATAGAAGGTACTAGAGAACAGCCAGTATCAGctattattttccaaataaaggTTCCCATCTACACAGAAATgtctctattttattattatttttaggcACAAGTGCACGCACCCCCCCCGCACTGATTCAGCTCTTCTAAACCAGAAAGAGCATCATATAACCTCACGCTCTCACATCATGGCTTATCATCACGCCGCCAAAGACAGCGGCAACAGCTAGTAACCCTTCTTGTGGGTGATACAGCCAGCTGTATCAGCAAAGCTCAACTGGTGTCAGCAacggcaggaaaaaaagaaaaaaaaaaaaaagacattcttAAGACTTCCCTGGTAGAGAAGCGggctggagaagcagggagcTTGCAGCCCACCGAGGGGAAGCTTGTTGGAGTGAGTCCTTGCTTTCCCTCACCAAGGCTCACTGCAAGGCCTCCCAGAAGCAAGGGGACCTGGCGTGGGGCTGCTGACATCTCACAAGGTGCCCAGCAAAGACATCGCAGGTTCCGGGAAGGAGGGGGGTGGTGAGGGGTGAAGCACACGGCAGTGGAAAGCgctggtgctgcagaggaaagggGGGGACGTGCTGGCACCAACACATAGGGGCAAGGGAAGGGCTAAGTTCACTTGCACAAGGCAGAGCTGAGGGGGCAGGGTAAGAGAAGGAGAAATTGATCTATCTCGCTAACTGTGGGATCTGCTTACCTGCGGACcaaaggggagggggggagaGAAAGGAACTGCGGCTCTAGGGCAGCAGCTAAGCAAACTCTCCAAAGGTGcagggggggggaagaaaagaaaagaaaaaaaaaaaaaaaaagaggaaggggagagaaggaagagaaaagccaGGAGCATGAAGCACGCTGCGCAACTCCGCTCCGGAGCGCGGAGGGGAgggcgggaagggcagggctcGCCCCGGGGACGGGGGCCGGacgggccgccccccgccccgccgggacGTGCAGCGGCGGTGAGAGGAGGCActgaggggacagcgggggctggggggctgtcGGGTCCCACCTGgctcgctccctccctcccgtcTCCCCTCCCTCACTCACCCTCTGCATGGCTTTCAGGATCAAAGCCAGTTCATAGCGGGGCATCTTAGAGCTGACTGTGGCGGGAGGAGTGGGGATACGGCAGGGCAgaaggtggggaggagggggcggcGGCGATGCCGGAGATGGGGGTGACCGGAGGAGGAAGGCGCGTCCCcggcggcgctggcggcggcTCCTGCCCGCGCGGCTCCCAGGCTGCACAGACACCCaggcgggcgggcgggctgcGCGGCTTAAAGGGCGCCGGCGGCTGCGCAGgctccgccgcgccgccccctGCCCGCGCCAAGCGCCGCCTCCGCCGCGCACACGCCCGCCCGCTGGGGGGCTGCGGCCGCCCGCGGGCTGCCCCGGtccggggcggggtgggggggaaaggcGGGGAGGTGGGACGGGGACACCCGCCGCCGGGGAgcgggcccgggccgggcgggccgAGCCGCGGCGCGGGCACCGCCTCCCCCCGGGGCGGCTCGGGGCCTGTGCCCGCCTTCTCGCCGCCGCggcggctgcggctgctgcagggagtggaaaTTTCCACTGTGTCCGCCCCCTCGCTGCCCGCCTCCGTGCACACACACGCTCGAGACCGCAcatggcggggcgggggggggaaggacAGTGCTGGCCGCGCTGGGGGCCTCTGCGCCTGGCTCCCGGCCGCCGGCGCCCacggccgcggggccgccgtCCCCACGCAGCGGGCGGCACGGCAGGGGCGGGAGCACCCGTGTGCCGGAGGCCGAGCTGAGGGTGTGTGATGTGCGGTGGGGCTGCGCACGTGTGGGGCTCCCCGTGCTCTTCCAGAACCTTCCGCATCTCGGGGCACCTCAGAGCCCCTCACCCACCGAGGCAGGTGCAGGTGGCCGTGACCCACCCAAAGCCACCGAGGGGTTGGCGGGATGGAGGTGAAACAGCGCGGCTGGAAGACGGCTGGCCTTGGTGTCTGGGTGCTCCTGGCCAGGGAGCTTCTGGGCAAACATTTCCCAGTGGTGGTGCTCGGTGCGCGCCCTTGGCATTGTACTCTCAGGCAGCCATCAAGGTCAGCCACACAGATCCCTTCTGTCAGCAGCACATCCGACACTGGCGTCCAGCCGCGGCTGTGCTGGAAGCCTACAACCACTGCATCCCCCAACACAGGGCATTTGGAGAGCTTGGTGGTATATCAGGCTTGTTTCAACAGTATTTCTTTCCTCCACAGCACAGACGCATCCCTCCAGGGGTACCCCCTTCTCTCACACGTGTACCCCAGAACACCCAACACGCGGGCTCGCTTTAAGGAGAGCAGGCTCGCGCTGAGTTTCTGCCCAGGGTTTTGAAGCCCTCGTCAATTGGCCctgtctgcttttaaaaaagagggAGGGGATGAGAGTGCAGAGCCACCATGCCGTGGCTCAGGGGGAAGgggcagcagggaagaaggCAGATCTCGAGATgaaaaaattttaatgaaacatcTGTCTATGAAATACCAGCTCCGACCCATCAAGAGGGGCCTCAGCATCTCACCTGGGAACCCCAGCCATGCCTTTCCCCACCAACAAGCAGGGTCGTTTGCTTTTGCTCTGCTTGCACAAGAGTGATGCCAACGTTGGTGAAATGGACCCAAGGTGCAGGTATTTCTAACTGAAAACTTTTCCCAGCACTTGCCATCGTGActtgcagcacagccagcaccgGTAGTGCTGTGGGCGTTCCTCATCTTAAGCAGATGCAAGTTCTAGGTAGTTCCCTACAGGTACTGTGCCTTACTTACGCATCAAAGCCTATGTGGATGCTAGGAGCTGTTTTGCATCCTGCTACAAGTTACCAGCTGTTGGGGATGAATTGGCTGTGCAGAAGTGTTTACACATATTCCCAAACTCCCACCCCCCCTCAGCGCTTAAGCAGAATTGCCATTCAGCTGGCAGGTATCATTTACAGCTTGTTGGTGCTTACCACATACAAGCCCTTCCTGGGTTActctgcttgatttttttttttaacacagtgtTGGCTGGCCTGAGCTTATTCCTTATTCTGAACAGGTGCCCGGTCAGTTCCAAAGGAACTCCAGATAGTTTGTACGTGATGGTCCCCAAGGGAGGCAAGAATGCCCAGGTACACACACGATGGGACAGCCATTCCAACCCTCCCGGTACAGACTGCCCGTGATGGCACAGTCACACATGAGCCATGCTGTTCTCTTCCCGCAACACGAAACCCTTATGCCCTGCCGCTCTACCAATGCTCTACCTGCTTTAAACACtcctctgcaagaaaaaaagaaatgcattcaaCCCTTGTTCCTGAAGTCTTTCTCTCTCCCACAGGACTTTATGCAGATCCCCAGGTCTACATACTGAAATATCTATTGCCACTTTCAAATGCTGGTATTTGATTCTTAGTTGGATAGACATGTATATTCACTGTTCATACTCATTTCTAACTACATTCCACATGCAAGCCCTGCAAATACACATCTGCCTGTGGCTAGCAAACCCTCCTGCCCTTTTTTGTGAATCTCACCCACACCCGTATTTGAACGCTGCATCTCAAGATCCACAAACATGAGCCTGAACACACTTACATCTGTGCCTGGGATTTGTCCACACGTGCAGAAACACTTGTGTGTGACATCTAATATACACTCCCAGACAGgcattcatatatatatatatatgtatatatatatatatttgctgaATGAGATCTGTGTGCCTGAGGGTCTCTCACGCATATTAGCAATACAGATAGAGTGACTGTCTGATTGTCACACATATATGCGTGTCTGGTCTCATGCATCATGCCTACATACAGCTATGTACACTCACGGACTGACCATTGCATACTTCTGCCATGTCCCATATCTTTATGGGAGTTCCTAATGCTTTCTAACTTTCTCGCTACTCATGTAGTATGTCCACCAGGTATGAGCTATCTTGAATCTCACAAGTTAGTTTTTCCTTCAAAGCACTAACCACAAGTATCCAAAGACCGTAGGAAACCGTCATTTAATATTTGAAAGCACATGGTTAGAGAGGAAGGTCTGAAAAACATTTAGTGGTCTTGCCCTAAATACACAGTAAGGGAATATTAACCCCCCCTAatacagatatatattttttttaagtaacaaGTGTAACTTTTGACTTTCGAGAGGGTCAAGTCATGACTCTCTCATGCTGGAGGTTGGGCATGCTACAAAGGCAAGCCATCCTCTCTACATCGTAGTGTTTTTTATATCCATCCCTATGCCAGAGAGCAGCACGGAGCATGCTAA from Caloenas nicobarica isolate bCalNic1 chromosome 1, bCalNic1.hap1, whole genome shotgun sequence includes the following:
- the MRPS6 gene encoding small ribosomal subunit protein bS6m; its protein translation is MRKVLEEHGEPHTCAAPPHITHPQLGLRHTGAPAPAVPPAAWGRRPRGRGRRRPGARRRGPQRGQHCPSPPRPAMCGLERVCARRRAARGRTQWKFPLPAAAAAAAAARRRAQAPSRPGGRRCPRRGSARPARARSPAAGVPVPPPRLSPPPRPGPGQPAGGRSPPAGGRVRGGGGAWRGQGAARRSLRSRRRPLSRAARPPAWVSVQPGSRAGRSRRQRRRGRAFLLRSPPSPASPPPPPPHLLPCRIPTPPATVSSKMPRYELALILKAMQRPETAAVLKRTVEALMERGAVVRNLENLGEKSLPYKISKHKERHRRGGYFLIDLEGPPSIVSAMMDHLGRDVDVIRRAFVKHPVSKTEECSGIIPVNHEDKLMGKKW